TGTTATTCATTAACGATTGGTGGCCTGTTTTGGGGGCTTTTTGTTTTGCGCCCCTGGAATAATCAGGATGGATACAACGCTGTATTACTACAAAAGACGATCGCACTTATTTACAAAGGCGGTTTTTTACTGGCAGCAGCGCAACTTTTTAAAATAATTCTTAAAATCTGGTTGATGACTGCGGTTCTTGAGCGTTGGCCATTTCCTGAGTTTGCCGGTACTACCCAGTTCGTTGGCGGTATTATACGGACGCTGTTGGCTATTTTTCTGGCCGGTTATTGTTATCAGACGCTCAGTAAAAATCCGTTTTCTAGGGCGCATTGGACAACTGCCAGCATTGTGGCCTTGCCGATGATTATTTCAGGTGCATGGCTGGTGCATGCGGCGGGACGTTTTGACGATCGGTTTATGTTAATGTCGTTAACCGTTCTTCACCAGCTGGCCGCTGCCGCCTGGATTGGCGGAATTTTTCAACTGGTTAATCTCTGGTTATTACGTCAAAATAACTTGGTTACCGCCGAATTATGGCCTTTAATGCTACATCGATTCTCCCGGTTTGGTATCGCTTCAGTTGCCATGATTTTGGTTTCGGGGGTACCTATCGCCTGGCAATATATTGATACCTGGAACGGTCTGATTGGCACGGGCTATGGTAATTTGTTAATCGTAAAAATAACATTATTGGTAATTGCCTTGGGGTTTGCCTGGCTGAATAAAAGTGCCGTACAGGAATACGGTATTTCCGGTGACCATTATGCATTAAACAACCGGGTGCCTTATTACATTGAAGCGGAAACTGTCGTTTTAATCACGTTGTTATTTACCGCTGCCAGTCTGGCTTCACAACCACCGGCGATTGATATCTCTAACCTGACAGCAAGCTGGCAGGAAGTACTCAATACGTTTAGCCCACAGATTCCTCAAACCAGTTCGCCCAGCCATAATGCGCTGATAGCC
Above is a window of Methylobacter sp. S3L5C DNA encoding:
- a CDS encoding copper resistance D family protein; this encodes MAGIADFLDSLIGGFDLICYSLTIGGLFWGLFVLRPWNNQDGYNAVLLQKTIALIYKGGFLLAAAQLFKIILKIWLMTAVLERWPFPEFAGTTQFVGGIIRTLLAIFLAGYCYQTLSKNPFSRAHWTTASIVALPMIISGAWLVHAAGRFDDRFMLMSLTVLHQLAAAAWIGGIFQLVNLWLLRQNNLVTAELWPLMLHRFSRFGIASVAMILVSGVPIAWQYIDTWNGLIGTGYGNLLIVKITLLVIALGFAWLNKSAVQEYGISGDHYALNNRVPYYIEAETVVLITLLFTAASLASQPPAIDISNLTASWQEVLNTFSPQIPQTSSPSHNALIAGEAGRVAIIDQVPSMAATEWSNYNHNIAGIFLTTMSFFAMLSYIKHLPSSFSAFDKYLPLTRYWPLGFVGLGIFLFFRSDAESWPLGPISFWDSTFNNGEVLQHRIATLLVFTLGMIELSARITKNPHSKLAFVFPILAAFGGLMLLTHSHVGFQAKSAFLIQVGHTTMGIFSLILACGRWLELKLDRPGKDIAGFISVAALFQIGIVLMFYREPLY